CGGTGGTATTGGCAAACGCGACGACCGTGCGGAGAAAGCCGGCGGGCGAGGACAGGTCGCGCTTGAACTCCAGGTTCTTGCCCTCGGTTCGGCGAAGGAGTTCGGTGAGTTTCATTGCTCGGAAGCGTACTCGGAAGTTGTGTCCGACGCTACCCTTCCGAGTTCGACCGCCGTCTTCACGGGCCGACTCGGAAGCTACTCGGAAGTCGTCTGTTTCCGAGTCGGGTTCAGAGTGGGCCGCTCGGCGTGCCCGGGCAGCGTACGGCGCCGGGTTGCGCGCTAACCGGAACCGGGCGGGATGGAGGGAATCGATACCGCGGGGTCGGTGTCGGCGGCGTAGTCGACGCCGGGCAGGCCGAAGCCGAACAGGCGCAGGAAGTCGCCCCGGTAGCCCTCCAGGTCGGCCAGCTCCGCGACCCGGTCGGCGCCGCCGCCGTCCGCGAACGACGCGAAGCGCCGCTCCACCTCGCGCTGCACGTCCGGGTCCATCTCGCGATCGTCGATCCGTACCCGGCCCTCGGCGTCGGTCGGAATCTCGTCGCCGGTGTACAGGCGGTCGGCGAACAGGCGGTAAATCTGCTCGATCGCGCCCTCGTGCGAGCCGTGCTCCTTCATGACCCGGAACAGCAGCATCAGGTAGAGCGGAATCACCGGGATGGCGGCGCTCGCCTGGGTGACCAGGGCCTTGTTGACCGACACCAGCGAGCGCGCCGGCAGTTCGCGGTCCAACTCCCCGGCGGTCTGCTCCAGGTGCTGCTTGGCGCGGCCGATGGTGCCGGCGCGGTAGATGGCGTGCGTGTAGGCGGGGCCGGCGTAGGTGTAGGCAAGGTTGCGGCAGCCGGATGCCAGCAGGCCGGCGTCGTGCAGGGCGCTGCTCCAGAGGCGCCAGTCGTCGCCGCCCATCACCTGCACGGTGGCGGCGATGTCGGCCTCGTCGGCCGGGTCGATATGCACGGTGGACACGGCGCCGCTGTTGGGGTCGATGGTGGTGCCGTCATAACGGGCGCCGATCGGCTTGAGCGCGCTGTTGAAGGCTTCGCCCGTGTCCGGGTGGATCCGGCGCGGTGCCGCCAGGCTGTACACCACCAGGTCGACCTGCCCGAGTTGCTTTGCCACCAGCTCCACCGTCTGCTCACGGATCTCGTGGGAGAAGGCGTCGCCGTTGATGCTCCAGGCGCCGCGCCCGGCGGCGTGCGCCGCGCGCTCGAAGGCGGCGCTGTTGTACCAGCCGGCCGA
This sequence is a window from Spirochaetaceae bacterium. Protein-coding genes within it:
- a CDS encoding trans-2-enoyl-CoA reductase family protein, translating into MIIEPRVRGFICMTAHPDGCAANVAEQIDYVQRRPAVDGPRRALVIGASTGYGLASRIVAAFGCGADTVGVFFERPAARRRTASAGWYNSAAFERAAHAAGRGAWSINGDAFSHEIREQTVELVAKQLGQVDLVVYSLAAPRRIHPDTGEAFNSALKPIGARYDGTTIDPNSGAVSTVHIDPADEADIAATVQVMGGDDWRLWSSALHDAGLLASGCRNLAYTYAGPAYTHAIYRAGTIGRAKQHLEQTAGELDRELPARSLVSVNKALVTQASAAIPVIPLYLMLLFRVMKEHGSHEGAIEQIYRLFADRLYTGDEIPTDAEGRVRIDDREMDPDVQREVERRFASFADGGGADRVAELADLEGYRGDFLRLFGFGLPGVDYAADTDPAVSIPSIPPGSG